In Brassica napus cultivar Da-Ae chromosome C2, Da-Ae, whole genome shotgun sequence, the sequence ATGTCGTCACGACGTCGACCGAATTGATGACGTGTCCGCCTACGTGGACCATATGGGAGGGATTCAAgctcttttttatatataaagatttatatGTATAGAAGCAGGTTAACGCTTGAGAAAATTTTGCTGTTTTTACTTATCCAAAATTTGTGAGTTTGATTCAATTTACTTATTGTATTCATATGTATTAGAAACTTGGTGGCTATGAGTCGTATGAATTTGCTGTTTTTACTTATCTAAAATTTGTGAGTTTGATCTGTGTGTTCTcaagaaacaagaaagaaacaGTTATCTCTCAATAATATCATTTCAGGATTTGGTCTATGCAAGTCATATACTAGACATTAACAGCCTTTATCTGCTGACAGAACAGTTAGGCACTTAGTGAGACAGAGAGGAGGGACGATAGCTTGAACTTCTTAATCTTTCCAGAGTCTCGTGGCTGGAACACAACCTCGGTGCTCGACCTAACAGTCATTTCCTTCGTCTCTGATCCTGAACTGCCTTCACTTCTGTAGTCCCTATACGAGTACAGAACCTGCAACCTTGTTGGAGCtgcaaccaaaaaaatatttttaaaattaactaaaCTCCATTTTACACTCCGTTAGTCAGAAATAGAATCACATCACTGAGAACAAAAACTGAGCAGATCAAGGTCTCCATTGTTCTAACCCCCAATTCTTTTCCGTCATaaattcagaaaataaaattcttaaaagaaCTCCAGATTTTTAAAGCATGAAACATTTTAATTCTTTGTAAAATGTAAACACAGAAGCTGAAGCATATGGAAGAAGAGAATGAAAATGCTAAAGGTAGTAGTTCACTTATATCAAATACACACTAAATgtaaaagaaagagaaattaCCGAATCCAAGCATGCTAGTTTGCTGAATAGAGATTCGGTCAACTTTTGATCTTTTGATATGCCTCAAAGCCAAAGTGTCTTCCTCCTTTCCTTTAAACTCGAGGAACTCTCCTAACACAATCTTGCTGTTTTTAAGCTCCACCCTGCAAATCGTAATCAAAACCTTTACAAGAAAACTCTTTGAACAGAAGGGGTTCAGAAATGTACGAGGTATGACCCACCTATCCCACACTGGTGCCGAGCCAAGGATGAAGTTAAGTTTTTGATGCGAGGAGTCGTGCATCTCTTTCCCTGAGCTGAATGCGCCTTTAACCCAACCAGAAAGTATGTTTCTTGAGACTGGTTTCAGGTGTTGCCACTCTTCGTAGGTAATTACCTCACTCGGAAATGCATGCATTGTACTGAAaataaacagaaacaaataagtTTTATCAATCACAAAGAAAgtagaaacaaaaataacaaaacataccGAAAATTTGGGTTGGGAATAACAACTTTGCAAGAGATATTTTCTTCTAGCAAAGTAACGCCTCTCTGTTCAAGATATGACTCAAGAACTGAAGCCTGTTTCTTCACTTCAGCCAGCTGAGAAAACATGAATCTATTAGTGAGAAACAAACTTTGTTTGCTATTTCAATTGTCAAGACGGACTTTGGACATTTGGTTAAAAGAAATTTATTCCTGTCATAATGGAATAAATAACGAAATCAAAGAAGATGAAACATACAGGGTCAGGGTAGGTCTGAGTTGAATGATGCTTCCCACCTTCACAAACCCAGCTCCCATCACTCGTTACCGTAACAATTCCAGATAGGTTCTTAACACCGACCACCTCAACTTGTCTACACCAATATTATATCACTTGTTATCTCATTAGCTGCACAGATACTactacgaagaagaagaagaagagagagaatttGATTTACCCTTTGGTGACGAGAACAAGATCGACGTCCTGTCTAGAAGAAGTGTCTGCATCTGGAATTCGAAGCCCTACATAAGCTTTTCCGCCATGAAGCTTCTCAAGTCTgcaattttacaaaacattcaaATCGTGAATCGAAGATCGGGAAAcaaaagggagagagagagagaggatggtGCCTGTGAGCAACGGAGAAGAGAGCAGTGGAGTCGGACGTTTCTACGTCGGAAAACTCGTCGTTGTAGAAGAAAAGGCGAACGATTTTGTAGATCGCGAGAGCGCAGATGATCTCCACCCACATCCTTCTCTTCTTTCGATTCGATTTGGGGAACTAGTGCACTTGCAAAAATAACTAAAGAGAAATTAAAACTTTATAACCAAATTACaagatcttttttatttttatctttggtCGGCAAACTagaatatctatatatatttttttttggattaaccCCCTTTGGAGTTTGGATTTTAATAGGAcggtatatttttcattttacatttttgtttaaatttaacttttatatttgtgtttttagtcatacatatgtttttttgtataatatttatcttaaatgattaataaaaggttttaataattgtattaaaatagttggaTCACACTTTTATCAATTGGACATGTTcttaatttaatagtattgatttatGTGCATTActtgttttcttataaattagGATGCTTTTCTGAGATTCTCTTTTCCAAAATGATGCTTAAATATagtataaaagaaaacaaaatgatgtaaaacatataatatattacatattttaaaacaagtgtaattatattaatttattatattgataAAACTTTTCCACTGAGTTTGATTTGGACAGAAACATTTAAACTGAATCCCTACCGATATCAGCAATTTATTGTATCAGTCCTATAAATTACAGGGTAATCcactaaataaaattaatttattgtttttacatTAAATTCTAGCTTAAtgatttttatccaaaataaatttaattatgagattatatttaaaaattaatttattataaatcaaaatattttgtttagtaTTAATGTCATTATATTTTGTTACTGAATATAGATcttaaataccaaaatttatatgcaataacattttatatttatatagaattaataacaaaaataaataaattgagtACAATAAAAGATACTACTGAATAATTATTATAACACGTTTGCAATATTATCTTGTATTCATGTCATATATTTTCTATGTGTTATCACAAATGTATATATGTCACTAAATTAAAATTCAGATTAAGAGCATctacaaaaaaaactctataactttaaatatagagttttttgttcttcaaagaaaaatttcaaaacttcaaatttagagttttaaggagtgaaatttcatattttaagtttcaatactcaaaactccaaatttgaagtttcatctttttatttgcattttcgtctttataattaattacatatcatatttatgattcttaaatgttttttcatttatcgttttaatctttaaaagtttttttatcctaattatttcaatttatttttataaattcaaattttacacacaaaattaaataaacattttaaaataagatttataatattttcaaactagAATTAggcaacaagaatattacaaaataaacttaataattttttttataaagatatatgaagacataattattgaACAGATTTAAATATTACGACCAcactaatagtctagtaaattttcTCCGGAACctctaaaatattgtccaaaatgtttttgtgtaaccgaagataGAGCATTACAGAAATAGTTTTATGGAACAATGTAATATTTTActtgtattttatattaaattatgtatttctttttataattttatattttagtgtaaaaatttataaattaatattactgtaatatttttatatatagttatttataaaagttttatggatttattttaattatgacaaatataaggactatagtgtaaattacaaataattttgaagttttcctcTTGAAGAAAAACACCTTAAAACTTCAAACATAAAGTTTTgcaaactctaaaatagagaggTTCGGGAGATGCtctaaggatttttttttttgtttttcaccTCCTACCTAGTAATATATTGGCAAAATAGGCAgccaaaaatagatttttattctAAGCTCttgtatcaatttttttattctgtttCCTGTGTGGAAGGTTGCTCTTTGAAATTTTAGTCTCTAGATTAGTTTCAATTAAGCATGAGTATTTTATCTGGAACAGAAATTCAAACTGAGATCGACCCAAAAATCTTTGAACTAAAACGGAACCAAAATTCTACGAGTACATATATGGTCTAAAATTTCTCTATCAAATTAAAAACTACCCAAATTAAATTAGACCCGAGAAGAATGGATTTTAATAAATCCGACTAGGTAAAAACCGATCCAAACCTAACATGGAAacatgaattttcaaaaaaaaacccGATCTAAACCTAACATAGAAGCCTGAATTTCCAAAAAACCGAAAATCCAAGACAAATAAATTCTTATAGACTAAATATAAGAGCGAAAGATAAGACGCGGTCAATCTGAATCAAATCTGCGAAGAATTTGCGGTCAACATTACATTGATTTTGTATTATATTGCTCAAGGACTTCAAAACTagcaatataaaattataattgaaacatagtatatataagaaaaaatctttcAGTGGTGTAGCAtcaattaaacatttaaaataaatttcaaaaacaaattttaataataacatcaTATAATTCATAATATGACATTAATATAGGAGTGTGTTTctctatatttataatttacaagaaatgaaaatattagttttttccATCAAAGATTATTTTCTGGCCAAACTTTTAGGTCTTTTAGTTGTGCTTTATCTACACGCTTGAAAACAGTATTCTAGCTTTATATTTGCATGTTCAGTTTGGATTTGACCGGATTTTGTGTTTCCCTCTGATATTTCATCTTAATAATTCATTTGACttggatttttggatttttggattttcgggAGCATAACTTTAGTTTTCACTCGGATGTTGATGCATAAGAAGGTTCAGTTTGGGTTCgatcaaagataaaaaaaatcatgtaatttagcaaatttttttgaaaaggtaATTTAATTTGGCAAATATTACcaatttttattgtatataatgtgggttatatttaactaatttcttTGCATAATTTGTTTCAAATgctaattttacaaattttaaattatcaagaatatTAAGAATTAACATAATTTCTATAGTCtcttttagttttaatatttaaacttcTTAACTAAGTCTGGTGTGGGTAAAAACCCTATAAACTGGTCAGCAGCAGTGGTTTATTTTACTGGTAGTATAAATGAAAGGTCTAAtccattaaataaaattaatttggaaatttttacattaaatctttagtttagaaGTTTTTATCCAAATCAAATTTAGTTAGAGGTTCATcattaaaaatccaaaatatatcAGTTTTCTCTTTCAAGCAGGCAGTTATTCTTTAGTATTCATCTAGACTTTGTTGTGGGTTTTATATCACAATATAAGACATTGGTGTGCTCTTGCTTCATATAATTTACTAGGGATGAGCACAAACTGAGTATGAGTATTTGTCTTTTCCAGTATACTTGGTTTGCTGCTTGGTTTATATAAGTAATTTGGACGTATATTTGATTTGTTAAAAATGAGCACTTGTTGTTTCAAGTACTTACTAAAAATGATggatttgcaagttatttgccTTATTTTATTACTTGTAAGTTTCTCGCAGATTACCTGATGAATTATTTGATAATTCGTTAGAATTTAAACTAAAcaactttattatatataaaaaatatttcatttttcctaTGATTTAGTTTGTTTGGgagatataatatataaaaagagaaaaattcaaaatgcttatataaatatatcactTATGTGTGATTAATTtatggaaataaaaatataaacgagttattttattatgatttatgaaaatgttcttttattcataaacaaaaacaaataacaaaccAAACAACAGTCAAtagttacttttattttaatattgatatttactttatatttgaaagtaATTTAAATAGTTTACTTGATATTTGACTTGGTTAGACCAAGTACTCAACAAAACCGATCAAGTAACAAGTAATTATGCACACCTCTATCAATTTACTACATCAAATTttcaccaaaaacaaaaaagtttgtATGTCACTcgttttagatactttgaatgGAAATGTTTACCATTGTTTATCTTggaaatatgtttttataagaATTATCTGAAGTTTTCTGGTTACAAAAACTGATAGgaaaatcttatttaaaaaaaaatgaaataaagatTATAGTTGCGAAGTTTTTTCTTAAACCATGTGCTATTCCTATGCTTTTATGTTAGATTAATCTGGGCAGTGTCACCATTTCATCCCCCTCCATTTGGTATATGGTCAGACTCGCTATATTCTAATCTCCAATGAGTCTTAAATCAGAAAAAGAGTTCCCAAAGGAAGATGTAGAAGAGGGACTGGTACCTTGACTGTTATGGCGAATTCGGAAAAACATGAATGAGTTTGTGTTTCAAGGAAAAGATTATGATGTTCTTGCGATGATTGCTAAAACAAAGAGGACGAGAGGGAGTGGAAAAGCAGAGAGGGGGCAAAAACTGATGAGCTCAAAAAAGCTACCATAGAGGAACCTGAACGGAGATGgaaaccaccaccaccaacatGGATTAAATGTAACACTGATGGAGCCTGGAATAAAGATTCTGGAGAAGGAGGGATGGGATGGGTAGCGAAGGACCATCAGGGAAATCTAGTGTGGACAGGAGCGAGGAAGCTATCAAGATTGAGATCAGCATTAGAAGCTGAAGCTGAAGCGCTCAAATGGGCCATTCAAACTCTTTCCGGGTTTGGATATGCACAAATGATTTTTGAGACAGATTCCCTGGCGCTAAAGAGGCTAATAAGTGGAGAAGAGACAATGTCGCTGACTTTAAAACCTCTACTGTAGGAGATCTCTTTCTTGATGGCAGAAAATCGAAGATTTGAGGTGGTCTACTATTCGAGAAGTTGTTAAAAACTTTTGTAGAGACTGAGAAGCCAGTTGTAAGAACTTGAATCAGGTTAATGAAAAGTACTTGAATCAGGTTAATGAAAAGCGAGTTGTCgagccaaaaaaaaatgatcatggTTACATTTATTCACTAAAATTTCCGAAGATATCCGTTTTACTACTAAAACCATGAGCAATGAGGGTGTTGAAATCCACTTTCAACAGTTGAAAAACATGCAATGAGGGTGTTGAATTTTTATGTTAATGTACGTGTATTCAACATGCGTTGGAAAGTTTCAgctgttgaaaaaaaaatttgtggtcCCTAAATGACACGTGGCGCGCCGTGAGTGGGTAGAGACTAGAGAGGGTTGGCAGCGTGCAGGCACGTGCGTTGCacgattttccttttttttttattttttacttcagGATAATATTTAAATGCTCTCTTCCCATTGGCTGTACAGATTTCCTTTGATATTTATCTCCACCCAATAATTGGAAcccatttattttataatataactattttaaaaaatatcaaaattatatcaaaattcaatatttttttttaatttataatagaaACTACTCTCATTTCGtttggatacaaaaaaaaacatcactTTTCATTATAATCAActattttagtgttttaaatctttttttttttgttaaatggaTCCCAATAATAATCCTTTTAACACCCAAAACTCTTCTAATTTTCCGTTTAACTTCCAAAATCCCAACAATTATCAAATTCAAAACCAAACTTCCAACCAACCCcaaaatataccaaattatgATTTCCCACCAAATTTCTTCATGTCATCATCTGTTCTGAATTATCCTCCAAATTACAGATCAATGATGCAATATTTTTCTCAAACACCTCCACTTTCTTCTACTCCAACGGGGGATGCAAATGTTCCGAGAGAAACTGAATTTCCCgaattttctatccaaatagcTCTTGGTGGCATGAGTGGTGCTAGCGAACCCATTCCCGACGCAAATCCAGATGAATCAGCTCAAGCTCGCCGTAGAAGCCCTAAGTGGACCACCGATCAAAACTTGGTGCTACTTAGTGGATGGATTAAATATGGAACAAACATCATTGTTGGCAGGAACCAGAAAAGCGAAGCATACTGGAGTAAAATTTTTGAGTACTGTAATGAGCATTGCTCATTTGATCCTCCCCGTGACGGAGCTTCATGCAGAAATCATTTCAGCTATATGAATAAAAAGTTAAGCAAATGGAGTGGCGCTTACGATAACGCTAGGCGTATGCAACAAAGTGGATGGTCGGAGAATGATGTAATGGAAAAAGCGCATGAATTATATTCAAGTTGTAAGAATGAACATTTCAATTTAATGTTGGAGTGGCTTGCTGTTCGTGATCAACCGCGCTATGGTAGTCAAGTAGGAAGAAATACTGGCTCTACAAGTAGTGGATCTAAGAGATCCCGAGAGAGTGATGCAAGTGATTTGAACTTCGTAGGATCAAACTCTGTAGGATCAAGTGCTCGTCCAATGGGGAGAGATGCAGCGAAAAAAAggcaaaaagaaaagcaaaggCGCAGCTTTGGAAACCGTCAACGAAGAGTGAAATGAATACAAACAATTCAAAGAGCAAGAATTGGAACGATTGGACAAAATAGCCAAGACACAAGAGGAGGCAAATCGATTGATGAAACAAAagactgaaacaaaaaaaatgaagatgttCTTGAAGCTAAGTGAAAAACAACATCTTGATGAGAAGAACAAACAGCTGTTAGAGAAGTTGAGCAACGATCTATTTGGCAATTAGTAATGtatgtttgtatttttcttttaataatgtgtgtttatatttttcttctttgataatgtatgtttttgtttttttcgacTTTAATAATGCGTGTCCATTTTCactttaataatttttgtttgtatgCAATCCATGACTTTCTGATTTTGTAAGAGAATCCAATCGTTATCTATTATTTATGCCAATTTAATGTTTGCTTGGAGTTCAGAATTTTCAtccactcatttttttataaatggaaaCTCATTTTCCCGTAAATGTATCAATAAGACAATTTCATCTTACAAAAAAACAATGTGAGCTTAAAGAGAGGTATATCGTACACCGGTTTAGAGAGCGCCGAAAAAAATTGAGAAAGACCATACGTCTCGTAGCAAGAGAAAATACTTCAAGAGAGATCATGTAGCAGCGAATCAAAGGCTGATTGATGACTACTTTGCCAATCAACCTACATATGATGAACAAATGTTTCGTCGGCGATTTCGGATGCGAAAACATGCTTTTCTTCGGATCGTTGGAGACCTATCAAGCAGTGACAACTATTTTACCTAACGAGTTGACGCATCATATAAGGAAGGTATTTCTCCATTAGCAAAATGCATTACTGCCATGCAAATGTTAGCGTATGGTGTTGTTGCCGATGCGATTGACGAATATATCAAAATAGGAGGTACTACAGCATTGGAGTGTTTGCGCCGTTTCTATAAAGGAATCATACGGTTGTATGAGCAAAAGTATCTCAGAGCTCCAACTCAAGATGACTTGCAAACAAATTTGCATGTCAGTGAGATGAGGGGGTTTCCAGGGATGATCGGGAGTATTGATTGCATGCATTGGGAATAGAAAAATTGTCCAACAGCATGGGAAGGTCAGTTTACTCGGGGAGATAAGGGAACCACCACGGTTATACTTGAAGCAGTTGCATCTCATGATCTATGGATTTTGTATGCCTTTTCTGGATATCCGGGAACATTAAACGATATAAATGTTCTAGATCGTTCGCCGGTCTTCGATGATGTTTAACAAGGTAATACTCAAAGAGTAAAGTTTCTTATAAACCAACGTCCTTATGACATGGCATACTATCTAGCTGATGGTATCTATCATTCTTATCCAACTTTCGTCAAATCAATCCGACTTCCTCAAAGTGAACCAGACAAGTTATTTGCAAAATATCAAGAAGGGTATCAGAAGGACATCGAGCGCACATTTGGGGTATTACAGGCTCGGTTCAAAATCATTCGTGATACAACTCACATGTGGGACATATCGGATCTTGCTATCATCATGCTGTCATGTATCATATTGCATAATATGATTGTTGAGGATGAACGAGATACGTATGCTCAGAATTGGACCGATTATGATCAATCTAAGGCAAGTGGTTCGAGTACACCACAACCATTTTCTACTGAGGTGCTACCAGCATTTGCAAATCATGTGCATACTAGCTTTGAATTACGTGATTCAACTATACATCATGAATTGCAATCAGATTTAGTTAAACATATATGGACAAAATTTGGAATGTTTCAtggttaattattttaaaaaaatatgtacgTGGTTTAagagttttaatgtttttttattttgtgtgctTGATGATAggagtttcaaggctcctaatcaaatgttgtagaataaaggatgtcaaaccggttctaagtgattctaaagcaaagggaatgcaagtttatgcttaagctaagtgcgatccggttttaaagatggtatgaactaagaactaataagctaatgcaataaagtaatgatctttctttctcaatttgaAGCAAGAGGACTCATGGGGCTAGTCATTTGATCTCGGGTGATGTAGATCCAATCTAAGGGTGGCAAGGTATCAATCAAACACCttccttatgcctagacactaagctaaacaagTTCTATCTCTTGaatgaatgttcttt encodes:
- the LOC106349927 gene encoding uncharacterized protein LOC106349927 yields the protein MSLKSEKEFPKEDVEEGLDEREWKSREGAKTDELKKATIEEPERRWKPPPPTWIKCNTDGAWNKDSGEGGMGWVAKDHQGNLVWTGARKLSRLRSALEAEAEALKWAIQTLSGFGYAQMIFETDSLALKRLISGEETMSLTLKPLL
- the LOC106346996 gene encoding uncharacterized protein LOC106346996, with product MWVEIICALAIYKIVRLFFYNDEFSDVETSDSTALFSVAHRLEKLHGGKAYVGLRIPDADTSSRQDVDLVLVTKGQVEVVGVKNLSGIVTVTSDGSWVCEGGKHHSTQTYPDPLAEVKKQASVLESYLEQRGVTLLEENISCKVVIPNPNFRTMHAFPSEVITYEEWQHLKPVSRNILSGWVKGAFSSGKEMHDSSHQKLNFILGSAPVWDRVELKNSKIVLGEFLEFKGKEEDTLALRHIKRSKVDRISIQQTSMLGFAPTRLQVLYSYRDYRSEGSSGSETKEMTVRSSTEVVFQPRDSGKIKKFKLSSLLSVSLSA
- the LOC125581946 gene encoding glutathione S-transferase T3-like, producing MDPNNNPFNTQNSSNFPFNFQNPNNYQIQNQTSNQPQNIPNYDFPPNFFMSSSVLNYPPNYRSMMQYFSQTPPLSSTPTGDANVPRETEFPEFSIQIALGGMSGASEPIPDANPDESAQARRRSPKWTTDQNLVLLSGWIKYGTNIIVGRNQKSEAYWSKIFEYCNEHCSFDPPRDGASCRNHFSYMNKKLSKWSGAYDNARRMQQSGWSENDVMEKAHELYSSCKNEHFNLMLEWLAVRDQPRYGSQVGRNTGSTSSGSKRSRESDASDLNFVGSNSVGSSARPMGRDAAKKRQKEKQRRSFGNRQRRVK